From one Callithrix jacchus isolate 240 chromosome 2, calJac240_pri, whole genome shotgun sequence genomic stretch:
- the SUN1 gene encoding SUN domain-containing protein 1 isoform X29, producing the protein MSRRSLRLAATAGTPGDGRAASADGCANNIISLKNRAAKTAKQCRTANKSAFSINHVSREVTSSGVSHSSTASLQDTVTRRPPVLDESWIREQTTVDHFWGLDDDGDLKGGNKAAIQGNGDLAAAATAHNGYTCSECSMLSERKDALTAHPVARGPLSRVYSRGRNQKPHASYCGRVNVRESLREDGHLSVNGEALCDDCKGKTHLDAHTAAHLQSPRPSRQAGILRHIWACAGYFLLQTLHRIGAAGRAVSRMVWSALWLAVIAPGKAASGVFWWLGIGWYQFVTLISWLNVFLLTRCLRNICKFLVFLIPLFLLLGLSLRGQDDFFSFLPVWNWVSLHRTQQVDDPKDILKPATSHLNQPLQGDSEAFPWHWMRGVEQQVASLSGQCHHHGENLRELTAMLQKLQAQVDQMDNGAAGLSASVRDAVGQHLRETDVVAFHQEHEVRISHLEDILEKLREKSEAIQKELEQTKQKTVRSSAVGEHLQLELDQLKSELSSWRHVRTGCETVDAVRERVDVQVREMVKLLFSEDEQGGSLEQLLQRFSSQFVSKADLHMLLRDLELQILRNVTHHISVTKHTPTSEAVVSAVSEAGMSGITEAQARAIVNNALKLYSQDKTGMVDFALESGGGSILSTRCSETYETKTALMSLFGIPLWYFSQSPRVVIQPDIYPGNCWAFKGSQGYLVVRLSMMIYPAAFTLEHIPKTLSPTGNISSAPKDFAVYGLENEYQEEGQLLGQFTYDQDGESLQMFQALKRPDDTAFQIVELRIFSNWGHPEYTCLYRFRVHGKPVK; encoded by the exons ATGTCCCGCCGTAGTTTGCGCCTGGCTGCGACTGCAGGCACCCCGGGGGATGGCCGGGCTGCGAGTGCCGATGGCTGTGCCAACAACATCATCTCCCTAAAGAACAGAGCAGCCAA aacagCAAAACAGTGCAGAACTGCAAACAAATCAGCTTTTAGCATCAACCACGTGTCAAGGGAGGTCACATCCTCTGGCGTCAGCCACAGCAGCACTGCCAGCCTGCAGGACACTGTGACTCGACGGCCTCCCGTACTGGACGAGTCTTGGATTCGTGAGCAGACCACAGTGGACCACTTCTGGG gtcttgACGATGATGGTGATCTTAAAG GTGGAAATAAAGCTGCCATTCAGGGAAACGGAGACCTGGCAGCAGCCGCCACCGCACACAACGGTTACACCTGCAGCGAATGCAGCATGCTCTCCGAGCGCAAGGACGCGCTCACGGCACACCCCGTAGCCCGTGGGCCCTTGTCAAGAGTTTATTCTAGGGGCAGGAATCAAAAAC CTCATGCCAGTTACTGTGGGAGAGTGAATGTGAGAGAGTCTCTCAGAGAGGATGGCCACCTCAGTGTAAATGGGGAAGCACTGT GCGATGACTGTAAGGGCAAGACGCACCTCGACGCACACACAGCCGCCCACCTGCAGTCGCCAAGGCCGTCCAGGCAGGCAGGGATCCTCCGGCACATCTGGGCATGCGCAG GTTACTTCTTGCTGCAGACTCTTCACAGGATCGGAGCCGCGGGGCGGGCTGTGTCCAGGATGGTGTGGTCGGCCCTTTGGCTGGCTGTGATTGCTCCAG GGAAGGCAGCCTCTGGAGTGTTCTGGTGGCTGGGGATTGGATGGTACCAGTTTGTTACTTTGATTTCTTGGCTGAATGTGTTTCTTCTTACCAG GTGCCTTCGAAATATCTGCAAGTTTTTAGTCTTCCTCATCCCGCTCTTCCTTTTACTAG GTCTCTCCTTACGGGGCcaggatgattttttttcatttttgcctgtGTGGAACTGGGTAAGCCTGCATAGAACACAGCAGGTGGATGACCCCAAGGACATACTTAAACCTGCGACTTCTCACCTGAACCAGCCTCTACAG GGTGACAGTGAGGCTTTTCCGTGGCATTGGATGAGGGGCGTGGAGCAGCAGGTAGCCTCTCTGTCTGGACAGTGCCACCACCATGGCGAGAATCTCCGAGAGCTAACTGCCATGCTTCAGAAGCTGCAGGCTCAGGTGGACCAGATGGACAATGGTGCTGCCGGGCTGTCAGCATCAGTCAGAGACGCTGTGGGACAGCACCTAAGGGAG aCTGATGTTGTGGCTTTTCACCAAGAACATGAAGTGCGCATCTCACATTTGGAAGATATTCTGgaaaaactgagagaaaaatCTGAG gCCATCCAGAAGGAACTAGAACAGACCAAGCAAAAAACAGTCAG ATCCAGTGCAGTTGGTGAGCACCTCCAGCTAGAGCTGGATCAGCTGAAGTCAGAGCTGTCCAGCTGGCGACATGTGAGGACTGGCTGTGAGACAGTGGATGCCGTACGAGAAAGA GTGGATGTGCAAGTCAGAGAAATGGTGAAACTCCTGTTCTCTGAAGATGAGCAAGGCGGCTCtctggagcagctgctgcagAGGTTCTCTTCTCAGTTTGTGAGCAAAGCCGACTTGCACATGTTGCTGCGAGACCTGGAGTTGCAGATCCTGAGGAACGTCACCCACCACATTTCTGTGACAAAGCACACCCCTACCTCGGAAGCCGTGGTGTCCGCTGTGAGCGAGGCGGGAATGTCTGGAATAACAGAGGCG CAAGCACGTGCCATTGTGAACAACGCCTTGAAGCTGTATTCCCAAGATAAGACTGGGATGGTGGACTTTGCTCTGGAATCTGGCG GTGGCAGCATCTTGAGTACTCGCTGTTCTGAAACTTACGAAACCAAAACGGCGCTGATGAGTCTGTTTGGAATCCCCCTGTGGTACTTCTCTCAGTCCCCGCGCGTGGTCATCCAG cCTGACATTTACCCTGGTAACTGCTGGGCATTTAAAGGCTCCCAGGGGTACCTGGTAGTGAGGCTCTCCATGATGATCTACCCAGCCGCCTTCACTCTGGAGCACATCCCAAAGACACTGTCGCCAACAGGCAACATCAGCAGCGCCCCCAAGGACTTCGCTGTCTAT GGATTAGAAAATGAGTATCAGGAAGAAGGGCAGCTTCTGGGACAGTTCACCTATGATCAGGACGGCGAGTCGCTCCAGATGTTCCAGGCCCTG
- the SUN1 gene encoding SUN domain-containing protein 1 isoform X13 codes for MDFSRLHMYSPPQCVPENTGYTYALSSSYSSDALDFETEHKLDPVFDSPRMSRRSLRLAATAGTPGDGRAASADGCANNIISLKNRAAKTAKQCRTANKSAFSINHVSREVTSSGVSHSSTASLQDTVTRRPPVLDESWIREQTTVDHFWGLDDDGDLKGGNKAAIQGNGDLAAAATAHNGYTCSECSMLSERKDALTAHPVARGPLSRVYSRGRNQKPHASYCGRVNVRESLREDGHLSVNGEALCDDCKGKTHLDAHTAAHLQSPRPSRQAGILRHIWACAGYFLLQTLHRIGAAGRAVSRMVWSALWLAVIAPGKAASGVFWWLGIGWYQFVTLISWLNVFLLTRCLRNICKFLVFLIPLFLLLAGLSLRGQDDFFSFLPVWNWVSLHRTQQVDDPKDILKPATSHLNQPLQGDSEAFPWHWMRGVEQQVASLSGQCHHHGENLRELTAMLQKLQAQVDQMDNGAAGLSASVRDAVGQHLRETDVVAFHQEHEVRISHLEDILEKLREKSEAIQKELEQTKQKTVRSSAVGEHLQLELDQLKSELSSWRHVRTGCETVDAVRERVDVQVREMVKLLFSEDEQGGSLEQLLQRFSSQFVSKADLHMLLRDLELQILRNVTHHISVTKHTPTSEAVVSAVSEAGMSGITEAQARAIVNNALKLYSQDKTGMVDFALESGGGSILSTRCSETYETKTALMSLFGIPLWYFSQSPRVVIQPDIYPGNCWAFKGSQGYLVVRLSMMIYPAAFTLEHIPKTLSPTGNISSAPKDFAVYGLENEYQEEGQLLGQFTYDQDGESLQMFQALKRPDDTAFQIVELRIFSNWGHPEYTCLYRFRVHGKPVK; via the exons TTCCAGTTATTCTTCGGATGCTCTGGATTTTGAGACCGAGCACAAATTGGACCCTGTATTTGATTCTCCACGGATGTCCCGCCGTAGTTTGCGCCTGGCTGCGACTGCAGGCACCCCGGGGGATGGCCGGGCTGCGAGTGCCGATGGCTGTGCCAACAACATCATCTCCCTAAAGAACAGAGCAGCCAA aacagCAAAACAGTGCAGAACTGCAAACAAATCAGCTTTTAGCATCAACCACGTGTCAAGGGAGGTCACATCCTCTGGCGTCAGCCACAGCAGCACTGCCAGCCTGCAGGACACTGTGACTCGACGGCCTCCCGTACTGGACGAGTCTTGGATTCGTGAGCAGACCACAGTGGACCACTTCTGGG gtcttgACGATGATGGTGATCTTAAAG GTGGAAATAAAGCTGCCATTCAGGGAAACGGAGACCTGGCAGCAGCCGCCACCGCACACAACGGTTACACCTGCAGCGAATGCAGCATGCTCTCCGAGCGCAAGGACGCGCTCACGGCACACCCCGTAGCCCGTGGGCCCTTGTCAAGAGTTTATTCTAGGGGCAGGAATCAAAAAC CTCATGCCAGTTACTGTGGGAGAGTGAATGTGAGAGAGTCTCTCAGAGAGGATGGCCACCTCAGTGTAAATGGGGAAGCACTGT GCGATGACTGTAAGGGCAAGACGCACCTCGACGCACACACAGCCGCCCACCTGCAGTCGCCAAGGCCGTCCAGGCAGGCAGGGATCCTCCGGCACATCTGGGCATGCGCAG GTTACTTCTTGCTGCAGACTCTTCACAGGATCGGAGCCGCGGGGCGGGCTGTGTCCAGGATGGTGTGGTCGGCCCTTTGGCTGGCTGTGATTGCTCCAG GGAAGGCAGCCTCTGGAGTGTTCTGGTGGCTGGGGATTGGATGGTACCAGTTTGTTACTTTGATTTCTTGGCTGAATGTGTTTCTTCTTACCAG GTGCCTTCGAAATATCTGCAAGTTTTTAGTCTTCCTCATCCCGCTCTTCCTTTTACTAG cAGGTCTCTCCTTACGGGGCcaggatgattttttttcatttttgcctgtGTGGAACTGGGTAAGCCTGCATAGAACACAGCAGGTGGATGACCCCAAGGACATACTTAAACCTGCGACTTCTCACCTGAACCAGCCTCTACAG GGTGACAGTGAGGCTTTTCCGTGGCATTGGATGAGGGGCGTGGAGCAGCAGGTAGCCTCTCTGTCTGGACAGTGCCACCACCATGGCGAGAATCTCCGAGAGCTAACTGCCATGCTTCAGAAGCTGCAGGCTCAGGTGGACCAGATGGACAATGGTGCTGCCGGGCTGTCAGCATCAGTCAGAGACGCTGTGGGACAGCACCTAAGGGAG aCTGATGTTGTGGCTTTTCACCAAGAACATGAAGTGCGCATCTCACATTTGGAAGATATTCTGgaaaaactgagagaaaaatCTGAG gCCATCCAGAAGGAACTAGAACAGACCAAGCAAAAAACAGTCAG ATCCAGTGCAGTTGGTGAGCACCTCCAGCTAGAGCTGGATCAGCTGAAGTCAGAGCTGTCCAGCTGGCGACATGTGAGGACTGGCTGTGAGACAGTGGATGCCGTACGAGAAAGA GTGGATGTGCAAGTCAGAGAAATGGTGAAACTCCTGTTCTCTGAAGATGAGCAAGGCGGCTCtctggagcagctgctgcagAGGTTCTCTTCTCAGTTTGTGAGCAAAGCCGACTTGCACATGTTGCTGCGAGACCTGGAGTTGCAGATCCTGAGGAACGTCACCCACCACATTTCTGTGACAAAGCACACCCCTACCTCGGAAGCCGTGGTGTCCGCTGTGAGCGAGGCGGGAATGTCTGGAATAACAGAGGCG CAAGCACGTGCCATTGTGAACAACGCCTTGAAGCTGTATTCCCAAGATAAGACTGGGATGGTGGACTTTGCTCTGGAATCTGGCG GTGGCAGCATCTTGAGTACTCGCTGTTCTGAAACTTACGAAACCAAAACGGCGCTGATGAGTCTGTTTGGAATCCCCCTGTGGTACTTCTCTCAGTCCCCGCGCGTGGTCATCCAG cCTGACATTTACCCTGGTAACTGCTGGGCATTTAAAGGCTCCCAGGGGTACCTGGTAGTGAGGCTCTCCATGATGATCTACCCAGCCGCCTTCACTCTGGAGCACATCCCAAAGACACTGTCGCCAACAGGCAACATCAGCAGCGCCCCCAAGGACTTCGCTGTCTAT GGATTAGAAAATGAGTATCAGGAAGAAGGGCAGCTTCTGGGACAGTTCACCTATGATCAGGACGGCGAGTCGCTCCAGATGTTCCAGGCCCTG
- the SUN1 gene encoding SUN domain-containing protein 1 isoform X11, whose product MSRRSLRLAATAGTPGDGRAASADGCANNIISLKNRAAKTAKQCRTANKSAFSINHVSREVTSSGVSHSSTASLQDTVTRRPPVLDESWIREQTTVDHFWGLDDDGDLKGGNKAAIQGNGDLAAAATAHNGYTCSECSMLSERKDALTAHPVARGPLSRVYSRGRNQKRGASLYMNRILWLARYTASSFSSFLVQLFQVVLMKLNYESEFYKLKSYESKDCDSESYKSKSHESKAHASYCGRVNVRESLREDGHLSVNGEALCDDCKGKTHLDAHTAAHLQSPRPSRQAGILRHIWACAGYFLLQTLHRIGAAGRAVSRMVWSALWLAVIAPGKAASGVFWWLGIGWYQFVTLISWLNVFLLTRCLRNICKFLVFLIPLFLLLAGLSLRGQDDFFSFLPVWNWVSLHRTQQVDDPKDILKPATSHLNQPLQGDSEAFPWHWMRGVEQQVASLSGQCHHHGENLRELTAMLQKLQAQVDQMDNGAAGLSASVRDAVGQHLRETDVVAFHQEHEVRISHLEDILEKLREKSEAIQKELEQTKQKTVRSSAVGEHLQLELDQLKSELSSWRHVRTGCETVDAVRERVDVQVREMVKLLFSEDEQGGSLEQLLQRFSSQFVSKADLHMLLRDLELQILRNVTHHISVTKHTPTSEAVVSAVSEAGMSGITEAQARAIVNNALKLYSQDKTGMVDFALESGGGSILSTRCSETYETKTALMSLFGIPLWYFSQSPRVVIQPDIYPGNCWAFKGSQGYLVVRLSMMIYPAAFTLEHIPKTLSPTGNISSAPKDFAVYGLENEYQEEGQLLGQFTYDQDGESLQMFQALKRPDDTAFQIVELRIFSNWGHPEYTCLYRFRVHGKPVK is encoded by the exons ATGTCCCGCCGTAGTTTGCGCCTGGCTGCGACTGCAGGCACCCCGGGGGATGGCCGGGCTGCGAGTGCCGATGGCTGTGCCAACAACATCATCTCCCTAAAGAACAGAGCAGCCAA aacagCAAAACAGTGCAGAACTGCAAACAAATCAGCTTTTAGCATCAACCACGTGTCAAGGGAGGTCACATCCTCTGGCGTCAGCCACAGCAGCACTGCCAGCCTGCAGGACACTGTGACTCGACGGCCTCCCGTACTGGACGAGTCTTGGATTCGTGAGCAGACCACAGTGGACCACTTCTGGG gtcttgACGATGATGGTGATCTTAAAG GTGGAAATAAAGCTGCCATTCAGGGAAACGGAGACCTGGCAGCAGCCGCCACCGCACACAACGGTTACACCTGCAGCGAATGCAGCATGCTCTCCGAGCGCAAGGACGCGCTCACGGCACACCCCGTAGCCCGTGGGCCCTTGTCAAGAGTTTATTCTAGGGGCAGGAATCAAAAAC GCGGTGCATCTTTGTACATGAATAGGATTTTGTGGCTGGCCAGATACACTGCGTcatctttttcatcatttttagtTCAACTTTTTCAAGTTGTTTTAATGAAGCTCAATTATGAATCAGAATTTTACAAATTGAAAAGTTATGAATCAAAAGATTGTGACTCTGAAAGCTATAAGTCAAAAAGCCATGAATCAaaag CTCATGCCAGTTACTGTGGGAGAGTGAATGTGAGAGAGTCTCTCAGAGAGGATGGCCACCTCAGTGTAAATGGGGAAGCACTGT GCGATGACTGTAAGGGCAAGACGCACCTCGACGCACACACAGCCGCCCACCTGCAGTCGCCAAGGCCGTCCAGGCAGGCAGGGATCCTCCGGCACATCTGGGCATGCGCAG GTTACTTCTTGCTGCAGACTCTTCACAGGATCGGAGCCGCGGGGCGGGCTGTGTCCAGGATGGTGTGGTCGGCCCTTTGGCTGGCTGTGATTGCTCCAG GGAAGGCAGCCTCTGGAGTGTTCTGGTGGCTGGGGATTGGATGGTACCAGTTTGTTACTTTGATTTCTTGGCTGAATGTGTTTCTTCTTACCAG GTGCCTTCGAAATATCTGCAAGTTTTTAGTCTTCCTCATCCCGCTCTTCCTTTTACTAG cAGGTCTCTCCTTACGGGGCcaggatgattttttttcatttttgcctgtGTGGAACTGGGTAAGCCTGCATAGAACACAGCAGGTGGATGACCCCAAGGACATACTTAAACCTGCGACTTCTCACCTGAACCAGCCTCTACAG GGTGACAGTGAGGCTTTTCCGTGGCATTGGATGAGGGGCGTGGAGCAGCAGGTAGCCTCTCTGTCTGGACAGTGCCACCACCATGGCGAGAATCTCCGAGAGCTAACTGCCATGCTTCAGAAGCTGCAGGCTCAGGTGGACCAGATGGACAATGGTGCTGCCGGGCTGTCAGCATCAGTCAGAGACGCTGTGGGACAGCACCTAAGGGAG aCTGATGTTGTGGCTTTTCACCAAGAACATGAAGTGCGCATCTCACATTTGGAAGATATTCTGgaaaaactgagagaaaaatCTGAG gCCATCCAGAAGGAACTAGAACAGACCAAGCAAAAAACAGTCAG ATCCAGTGCAGTTGGTGAGCACCTCCAGCTAGAGCTGGATCAGCTGAAGTCAGAGCTGTCCAGCTGGCGACATGTGAGGACTGGCTGTGAGACAGTGGATGCCGTACGAGAAAGA GTGGATGTGCAAGTCAGAGAAATGGTGAAACTCCTGTTCTCTGAAGATGAGCAAGGCGGCTCtctggagcagctgctgcagAGGTTCTCTTCTCAGTTTGTGAGCAAAGCCGACTTGCACATGTTGCTGCGAGACCTGGAGTTGCAGATCCTGAGGAACGTCACCCACCACATTTCTGTGACAAAGCACACCCCTACCTCGGAAGCCGTGGTGTCCGCTGTGAGCGAGGCGGGAATGTCTGGAATAACAGAGGCG CAAGCACGTGCCATTGTGAACAACGCCTTGAAGCTGTATTCCCAAGATAAGACTGGGATGGTGGACTTTGCTCTGGAATCTGGCG GTGGCAGCATCTTGAGTACTCGCTGTTCTGAAACTTACGAAACCAAAACGGCGCTGATGAGTCTGTTTGGAATCCCCCTGTGGTACTTCTCTCAGTCCCCGCGCGTGGTCATCCAG cCTGACATTTACCCTGGTAACTGCTGGGCATTTAAAGGCTCCCAGGGGTACCTGGTAGTGAGGCTCTCCATGATGATCTACCCAGCCGCCTTCACTCTGGAGCACATCCCAAAGACACTGTCGCCAACAGGCAACATCAGCAGCGCCCCCAAGGACTTCGCTGTCTAT GGATTAGAAAATGAGTATCAGGAAGAAGGGCAGCTTCTGGGACAGTTCACCTATGATCAGGACGGCGAGTCGCTCCAGATGTTCCAGGCCCTG
- the SUN1 gene encoding SUN domain-containing protein 1 isoform X17 — translation MSRRSLRLAATAGTPGDGRAASADGCANNIISLKNRAAKTAKQCRTANKSAFSINHVSREVTSSGVSHSSTASLQDTVTRRPPVLDESWIREQTTVDHFWGLDDDGDLKGGNKAAIQGNGDLAAAATAHNGYTCSECSMLSERKDALTAHPVARGPLSRVYSRGRNQKRGASLYMNRILWLARYTASSFSSFLVQLFQVVLMKLNYESEFYKLKSYESKDCDSESYKSKSHESKAHASYCGRVNVRESLREDGHLSVNGEALCYFLLQTLHRIGAAGRAVSRMVWSALWLAVIAPGKAASGVFWWLGIGWYQFVTLISWLNVFLLTRCLRNICKFLVFLIPLFLLLAGLSLRGQDDFFSFLPVWNWVSLHRTQQVDDPKDILKPATSHLNQPLQGDSEAFPWHWMRGVEQQVASLSGQCHHHGENLRELTAMLQKLQAQVDQMDNGAAGLSASVRDAVGQHLRETDVVAFHQEHEVRISHLEDILEKLREKSEAIQKELEQTKQKTVRSSAVGEHLQLELDQLKSELSSWRHVRTGCETVDAVRERVDVQVREMVKLLFSEDEQGGSLEQLLQRFSSQFVSKADLHMLLRDLELQILRNVTHHISVTKHTPTSEAVVSAVSEAGMSGITEAQARAIVNNALKLYSQDKTGMVDFALESGGGSILSTRCSETYETKTALMSLFGIPLWYFSQSPRVVIQPDIYPGNCWAFKGSQGYLVVRLSMMIYPAAFTLEHIPKTLSPTGNISSAPKDFAVYGLENEYQEEGQLLGQFTYDQDGESLQMFQALKRPDDTAFQIVELRIFSNWGHPEYTCLYRFRVHGKPVK, via the exons ATGTCCCGCCGTAGTTTGCGCCTGGCTGCGACTGCAGGCACCCCGGGGGATGGCCGGGCTGCGAGTGCCGATGGCTGTGCCAACAACATCATCTCCCTAAAGAACAGAGCAGCCAA aacagCAAAACAGTGCAGAACTGCAAACAAATCAGCTTTTAGCATCAACCACGTGTCAAGGGAGGTCACATCCTCTGGCGTCAGCCACAGCAGCACTGCCAGCCTGCAGGACACTGTGACTCGACGGCCTCCCGTACTGGACGAGTCTTGGATTCGTGAGCAGACCACAGTGGACCACTTCTGGG gtcttgACGATGATGGTGATCTTAAAG GTGGAAATAAAGCTGCCATTCAGGGAAACGGAGACCTGGCAGCAGCCGCCACCGCACACAACGGTTACACCTGCAGCGAATGCAGCATGCTCTCCGAGCGCAAGGACGCGCTCACGGCACACCCCGTAGCCCGTGGGCCCTTGTCAAGAGTTTATTCTAGGGGCAGGAATCAAAAAC GCGGTGCATCTTTGTACATGAATAGGATTTTGTGGCTGGCCAGATACACTGCGTcatctttttcatcatttttagtTCAACTTTTTCAAGTTGTTTTAATGAAGCTCAATTATGAATCAGAATTTTACAAATTGAAAAGTTATGAATCAAAAGATTGTGACTCTGAAAGCTATAAGTCAAAAAGCCATGAATCAaaag CTCATGCCAGTTACTGTGGGAGAGTGAATGTGAGAGAGTCTCTCAGAGAGGATGGCCACCTCAGTGTAAATGGGGAAGCACTGT GTTACTTCTTGCTGCAGACTCTTCACAGGATCGGAGCCGCGGGGCGGGCTGTGTCCAGGATGGTGTGGTCGGCCCTTTGGCTGGCTGTGATTGCTCCAG GGAAGGCAGCCTCTGGAGTGTTCTGGTGGCTGGGGATTGGATGGTACCAGTTTGTTACTTTGATTTCTTGGCTGAATGTGTTTCTTCTTACCAG GTGCCTTCGAAATATCTGCAAGTTTTTAGTCTTCCTCATCCCGCTCTTCCTTTTACTAG cAGGTCTCTCCTTACGGGGCcaggatgattttttttcatttttgcctgtGTGGAACTGGGTAAGCCTGCATAGAACACAGCAGGTGGATGACCCCAAGGACATACTTAAACCTGCGACTTCTCACCTGAACCAGCCTCTACAG GGTGACAGTGAGGCTTTTCCGTGGCATTGGATGAGGGGCGTGGAGCAGCAGGTAGCCTCTCTGTCTGGACAGTGCCACCACCATGGCGAGAATCTCCGAGAGCTAACTGCCATGCTTCAGAAGCTGCAGGCTCAGGTGGACCAGATGGACAATGGTGCTGCCGGGCTGTCAGCATCAGTCAGAGACGCTGTGGGACAGCACCTAAGGGAG aCTGATGTTGTGGCTTTTCACCAAGAACATGAAGTGCGCATCTCACATTTGGAAGATATTCTGgaaaaactgagagaaaaatCTGAG gCCATCCAGAAGGAACTAGAACAGACCAAGCAAAAAACAGTCAG ATCCAGTGCAGTTGGTGAGCACCTCCAGCTAGAGCTGGATCAGCTGAAGTCAGAGCTGTCCAGCTGGCGACATGTGAGGACTGGCTGTGAGACAGTGGATGCCGTACGAGAAAGA GTGGATGTGCAAGTCAGAGAAATGGTGAAACTCCTGTTCTCTGAAGATGAGCAAGGCGGCTCtctggagcagctgctgcagAGGTTCTCTTCTCAGTTTGTGAGCAAAGCCGACTTGCACATGTTGCTGCGAGACCTGGAGTTGCAGATCCTGAGGAACGTCACCCACCACATTTCTGTGACAAAGCACACCCCTACCTCGGAAGCCGTGGTGTCCGCTGTGAGCGAGGCGGGAATGTCTGGAATAACAGAGGCG CAAGCACGTGCCATTGTGAACAACGCCTTGAAGCTGTATTCCCAAGATAAGACTGGGATGGTGGACTTTGCTCTGGAATCTGGCG GTGGCAGCATCTTGAGTACTCGCTGTTCTGAAACTTACGAAACCAAAACGGCGCTGATGAGTCTGTTTGGAATCCCCCTGTGGTACTTCTCTCAGTCCCCGCGCGTGGTCATCCAG cCTGACATTTACCCTGGTAACTGCTGGGCATTTAAAGGCTCCCAGGGGTACCTGGTAGTGAGGCTCTCCATGATGATCTACCCAGCCGCCTTCACTCTGGAGCACATCCCAAAGACACTGTCGCCAACAGGCAACATCAGCAGCGCCCCCAAGGACTTCGCTGTCTAT GGATTAGAAAATGAGTATCAGGAAGAAGGGCAGCTTCTGGGACAGTTCACCTATGATCAGGACGGCGAGTCGCTCCAGATGTTCCAGGCCCTG